The Ciconia boyciana chromosome 2, ASM3463844v1, whole genome shotgun sequence genome has a segment encoding these proteins:
- the LOC140647221 gene encoding uncharacterized protein, translating into MAEEERSWDCGLELEFDRDELRLGVFTLAPEGEGHRHSKADSGAPTAGTGAPLSPSGAGRVGDLCLGGGKTCRASSGASPSQPRRCPPGAARCSGGRRAGPRLPRGGSGGRRPARRGAAAAAASPLPQAAALRLLPLPWQRGRGVARALGGARSLAYDVHCREPIRMGFGGSGACPRAVRRAVAQAAHRAAGRGPFAARPPGRRVRLKEAASGPWPLPGRPARGGAPGAMALPAVHRCLQLSDENEQLVKKLKKLHIKNKELENNLGQIQEKLHLQQLMHDYVTSRDVQVQTETRLWHKGGYGKDLNLESDSARLLQMYSDLQKRYVKEIKTNQEQSEAIKNLTFLDRLKFMS; encoded by the exons ATGGCGGAGGAGGAGAGATCCTGGGATTGTGGCCTGGAGCTAGAG TTTGACAGAGACGAGCTGAGACTGGGTGTGTTTACGCTGGCTCCGGAGGGTGAGGGTCACCGCCACAGTAAAGCTGATTCCGGAGCACCCACAGCTGGAACCGGAGCCCCGCTGTCACCGTCGGGTGCAGGCCGGGTGGGAGATCTCTGCCTCGGGGGAGGTAAAACGTGCCGGGCGAGCTCCGGTGCGAGCCCTTCCCAGCCGCGGCGATGCCCGCCGGGGGCGGCTCGCTGCTCAGGCGGTCGCCGCGCTGGGCCCCGCCTGCCtcggggagggagcggggggaggaggcctgcccggcgcggggccgccgccgccgccgcctccccgctcccACAGGCCGCGGCGCTCCGCTTGCTGCCGTTGCCCTGGCAACGGGGGCGGGGGGTAGCCAGGGCCCTTGGCGGGGCGCGGTCGCTCGCCTATGACGTCCACTGTCGGGAGCCTATCCGGATGGGCTTTGGTGGCTCAGGCGCCTGCCCGAGAGCCGTGCGGCGAGCGGTGGCGCAGGCAGCGCATAGGGCAGCTGGGCGGGGGCCTTTTGCGGCGCggcccccggggcggcgggtgCGTTTGAAAGAGGCCGCGAGCGGGCCCTGGCCCCTCCCGGGGCGTCCTGCTCGGGGTGGGGCTCCCGGCGCCATGGCCCTGCCCGCCGTCCACAGGTGCCTCCAA ctcAGTGATGAAAATGAACAGTTAGTCAAGAAGTTGAAAAAACTACACATAAAAAATAAGGAGCTAGAAAATAATCTGGGTCAGATCCAAGAAAAATTGCATCTGCAGCAGTTAATGCATGACTATGTCACAAGCAGAGA TGTTCAAGTTCAAACAGAAACCCGTTTATGGCATAAGGGTGGATATGGCAAGGATCTTAATCTAGAGAGTGACAGTGCCAG aCTACTTCAGATGTATAGTGATCTACAGAAACGTTACgttaaagaaatcaaaacaaaccagGAGCAAagtgaagcaattaaaaatctCACT tttCTTGACAGATTAAAATTCATGAGCTAG